From uncultured Desulfobacter sp.:
GGTTTTTAAACAAAAGGGGTTTTCTTTCAGTTTTTCAAGGTGGATATGCACACCTGCCCGCATGGCTGTTCCAATATTGGTGGGGCAGGCTGTAAGGAAGCCTTTTTTCCGGTCAAAGGCAAAATTAAATCTATCGTCCAAAGCTTTGATCATCTCTATCAACCGGTTAAAAACATAGGCAATATCCCCGCCCGGGGACTGGGCTATAATGCGCAGATGGTCTTCCTCATTGACCCAAACCCGGACCACGTTGTCCCGGCTTGTGAATATGCCGCGTCCTAAAGGATAATCCCGGTTTATACCTGCAGCATCCATGAAACGGTCGCCTTTAGGAAAGGCCAGCCCTTTTTCAAGCAGGGCATTGAACTGTTTTTCATTTAAATCCGTAAAAGTGGTATAGGTGCCCGATAGTTTTTCGGGCAGGATTTTGAAGGCGTGTTTTACCGTCTCTTCCAGGGCCAGTCGCTGATCCGGGGTCATGTTGCTTGAAAAAGGGAATTTGCACAGGTTTCTTGCCACCCGTATCCGGGATGAGCGTATGAATATCTGCTCCGGGTCCAGGTCCGGCAGAATCGCTTCCTGCAGACCGGGCTTATGAGACCAGTCTGGGTCAAGGTGGTGGTAGTCCTCAATGATGGGTAGCAGTACCGGTGCAAAACAGTCATAGCTTTCCATATCCCCGGCATAGATGCCAATGTTGGAATCGGGATTTTCAATGCCAGACCTGATGGCCTGGTCAAGACTGTATCCTGACGGGGTGCGGATTTCTTTAAGGTCGTTATAAAGTTTAAGTGTCAGGTGTTGTTTTATTTTGGAACGGGAGGCGACGTGAAAAGGCAGTCCCGGTTCAGCTTTCATAACGCGAGGACTGGGAAGATACAGCCCGGGCCAGGCGGGTCTGGATCTGATCTAAAAGAATGCAGTCCTTATGGCATTTGGGCAGGTGTTCCCTGAATTCACAATTGACGCATGGGCTTTGGGTTAGATAGCCTACTTCAAAATCAAATAAATCTCTTTTAACTGCCTGCTTGTCCATATCTTTCATATATTCTACGGGTTGAAATGACAGCTTTTATATCATTATAGTTAGGTCCGGGTCAATATCCGGGCAGCAATTCTAAATCTAATAAAAATTTATTTTCCTGCTTGCTTTTTTCTTGCTCTTAATCATGCTCTTGCTCGTAGTTTTATTTAGAGCAAGAGCACG
This genomic window contains:
- a CDS encoding phosphagen kinase; this translates as MKAEPGLPFHVASRSKIKQHLTLKLYNDLKEIRTPSGYSLDQAIRSGIENPDSNIGIYAGDMESYDCFAPVLLPIIEDYHHLDPDWSHKPGLQEAILPDLDPEQIFIRSSRIRVARNLCKFPFSSNMTPDQRLALEETVKHAFKILPEKLSGTYTTFTDLNEKQFNALLEKGLAFPKGDRFMDAAGINRDYPLGRGIFTSRDNVVRVWVNEEDHLRIIAQSPGGDIAYVFNRLIEMIKALDDRFNFAFDRKKGFLTACPTNIGTAMRAGVHIHLEKLKENPFCLKTITRDHHLQIRGTGGEKTAVEKAVFDISNARRLGISANTILEDLYRGVQAIIQAEQKSRSFSGPGWG